From the Bradyrhizobium sp. CCGUVB1N3 genome, one window contains:
- a CDS encoding transposase domain-containing protein, with translation MLLELRCPESLHYAAPSEGGGETWAVLSSLLHTAKLNGLDPEAYLVDVLERMVSGATKTHQLHELLAWNWKAAREAEKRAVA, from the coding sequence ATGTTACTCGAACTTCGTTGCCCGGAATCCCTGCATTATGCAGCCCCTTCGGAAGGCGGGGGCGAGACATGGGCGGTACTCTCTTCGCTTCTTCACACGGCCAAATTGAATGGCCTCGACCCCGAGGCCTATCTCGTCGACGTTCTCGAACGCATGGTGAGCGGCGCCACGAAGACCCACCAGCTTCACGAACTTCTGGCCTGGAACTGGAAGGCCGCGCGCGAAGCCGAAAAGCGTGCCGTGGCATGA
- a CDS encoding UPF0149 family protein: MTKRKQRRVTRKPVKATMADYAMSFERLGQWMSERARSPTLRHPRATSLSMLDGAVAAVVAGPVSMASEEWVCPLLGVDLDAFNHDTEEFSAIAATLMRHNAISETLSTRPESFEPLFVRSPDGDVDPQPWCMGFYAVMKLRLLVWSRLLSPNGTEHLMLRPILVHCIDDAGRPLLPPARRTLGTQPIVQNAWRDIPATVEALRQFWMPIRFKRGA; this comes from the coding sequence ATGACGAAGCGGAAGCAACGGCGAGTAACGCGTAAGCCGGTCAAGGCGACGATGGCGGACTATGCCATGTCATTCGAGCGGCTCGGGCAATGGATGAGCGAGCGCGCCAGGTCACCGACGCTTCGGCATCCGCGGGCGACGTCGCTCTCCATGCTCGACGGCGCAGTGGCCGCTGTCGTCGCCGGGCCGGTCTCGATGGCCTCCGAGGAATGGGTGTGCCCGCTCCTCGGCGTCGATCTCGACGCCTTCAATCACGACACCGAGGAGTTCTCGGCGATCGCTGCCACGCTGATGCGCCACAACGCGATCAGCGAGACGCTGTCGACGAGACCGGAGAGCTTCGAGCCGCTGTTCGTGCGATCGCCGGACGGCGACGTCGACCCGCAGCCTTGGTGCATGGGCTTCTACGCCGTCATGAAGCTTCGGCTTCTCGTCTGGTCGCGGCTTCTCTCCCCGAACGGAACCGAACACCTTATGCTGCGGCCGATCCTGGTCCATTGCATCGATGACGCCGGTCGGCCCTTGCTGCCCCCGGCCCGGCGCACACTGGGAACACAACCCATCGTCCAAAACGCCTGGCGCGACATTCCAGCAACCGTCGAGGCCCTGCGGCAGTTCTGGATGCCTATACGCTTCAAGCGTGGCGCGTAG
- a CDS encoding DUF459 domain-containing protein has product MSDKPKKMGVLTGSRPLIALAIAAVLSVGGPASAQFFNFGGFQQRPPPQRGGGGIGGGWFGNDTFGPFQQPAPQPRRRAPPPVREDFSRAPPPEKRDMVPERYVLVLGDAMADWLAYGLEDAYAEQPAIGVIRMVKTISGLIQYQPKGAPADWTSAARNILANEKPDVIVVMLGLNDRMAIREPAAEKSDKPADKNDKNERRPDNKPADAKSKDNSGNTAAKPDDKVAVSELPADDAENTDAPRVALEKSTRSPNGIYEFRDNRWVELYTKKVDELIAVAKSKGVPVVWVGLPAIFGQKRTSDMLFLDALYRDAAGRAGITYVDIWDGFVDEAGAFLQKGPDLEGQIRQLRTSDGVYFTKPGARKLAHYVEREISRLLAARSGPIALPTEPATPDSNVAPGQPAPRPLAGPIVPLVAATINSDQLLGGPEAPPAPVDALAARVMIKGEPLSPPAGRADDFTWPRREVETPVASASPNGLGDVRAEMTTPAASLKPKKHRR; this is encoded by the coding sequence ATGTCCGACAAGCCCAAAAAAATGGGCGTCTTGACCGGAAGCCGTCCGCTGATCGCGTTGGCAATTGCGGCGGTGCTCAGCGTTGGCGGGCCCGCCTCGGCGCAGTTTTTCAATTTTGGCGGATTTCAGCAGCGGCCGCCGCCACAACGCGGTGGCGGCGGGATCGGTGGCGGCTGGTTTGGTAACGACACATTTGGTCCGTTTCAGCAGCCCGCTCCCCAGCCTCGGCGGAGGGCCCCGCCGCCCGTGCGCGAGGATTTTTCGAGGGCCCCGCCGCCTGAGAAGCGCGACATGGTGCCCGAACGCTACGTGCTCGTGCTCGGCGACGCCATGGCCGACTGGCTCGCTTACGGCCTTGAGGACGCTTACGCCGAGCAGCCCGCCATCGGCGTAATCCGGATGGTGAAAACGATCTCCGGCCTGATCCAGTACCAGCCCAAGGGGGCGCCTGCCGATTGGACCTCAGCTGCAAGGAACATCCTCGCCAACGAAAAACCCGACGTCATCGTGGTGATGCTAGGCCTCAACGATCGTATGGCGATCCGCGAGCCGGCCGCCGAGAAGAGCGACAAGCCAGCCGACAAGAACGACAAGAATGAGCGAAGGCCGGACAACAAGCCTGCAGATGCGAAGTCGAAGGACAATTCGGGCAACACCGCAGCCAAACCCGACGACAAGGTCGCCGTCAGCGAATTGCCGGCGGACGATGCAGAGAATACCGACGCGCCGCGGGTAGCGCTGGAGAAGAGCACGCGTTCGCCGAATGGCATCTATGAGTTTCGCGACAACCGCTGGGTCGAGCTCTACACCAAGAAGGTCGACGAGCTGATCGCGGTCGCAAAGTCGAAGGGCGTGCCGGTGGTCTGGGTGGGACTGCCCGCAATCTTCGGACAGAAGAGGACCTCGGACATGCTGTTTCTCGACGCGCTCTACCGCGATGCTGCGGGGCGCGCTGGGATCACCTATGTCGATATCTGGGACGGATTTGTCGACGAGGCGGGGGCCTTCCTGCAGAAGGGCCCGGATCTCGAAGGCCAGATCCGCCAATTGCGCACCTCTGATGGCGTTTATTTCACCAAGCCCGGCGCGCGCAAACTCGCCCACTATGTCGAGCGCGAGATCAGCCGTCTTCTCGCTGCGCGCTCGGGACCGATTGCGCTACCCACCGAGCCTGCGACTCCCGACTCCAATGTGGCCCCCGGTCAGCCCGCGCCGCGTCCGCTGGCCGGGCCGATCGTGCCGCTGGTCGCCGCCACCATTAACAGCGACCAATTGCTCGGCGGCCCGGAGGCGCCGCCGGCCCCGGTCGACGCGCTTGCCGCGCGGGTCATGATTAAAGGTGAGCCTTTGTCGCCGCCAGCTGGTCGCGCCGACGACTTTACCTGGCCGCGTCGCGAAGTCGAAACGCCAGTGGCATCGGCGTCACCCAATGGCTTGGGCGATGTCCGCGCAGAGATGACGACGCCGGCTGCGTCGTTAAAGCCAAAAAAGCATCGCCGCTGA
- a CDS encoding MobA/MobL family protein, producing MVEQVLSREQVADWVYHNKPDNPHVHFMTTLRPLTADGFGPKRVVVISEDGQPLRMKSDKIAYRLGAGDKREFLDQQNGWLDLQNQHLALNGLQIRVDGRSYAERGIDVVPTTYIGVAAKAIQRRAEREGRDPKLERLRVFDENRAETLRRIQRRPEIVLDM from the coding sequence GTGGTCGAGCAGGTGCTGTCGCGTGAGCAGGTCGCGGACTGGGTCTATCACAATAAGCCGGACAATCCGCATGTCCACTTCATGACGACGCTGCGGCCTCTCACCGCGGACGGATTCGGGCCAAAGCGGGTCGTGGTCATCAGTGAAGACGGGCAGCCGCTGCGCATGAAATCCGATAAGATCGCCTACCGGCTCGGGGCCGGCGACAAGCGGGAGTTCCTCGATCAGCAAAACGGTTGGCTCGACTTGCAGAATCAGCATCTCGCCCTGAACGGCCTCCAGATTCGTGTCGATGGACGGTCCTATGCCGAGCGCGGGATCGACGTCGTGCCGACCACCTATATCGGCGTCGCGGCCAAGGCCATCCAGCGCCGGGCGGAGCGCGAGGGGCGTGATCCCAAGCTCGAACGGCTGCGTGTCTTTGACGAGAACCGGGCCGAGACGTTGAGGCGGATCCAGCGCCGTCCGGAGATCGTGCTCGACATGTAG
- a CDS encoding transposase, with the protein MDVHTVNSVSRLEIVDRGGRRRFSDEAKLKIVAESYSLPRLGSATARKYGITRSQLADWRNAARAGRFGSTSVEGFVPAVIVPEVPAAPATPMTSAAGSRMEIVASNGCRVIVDRGVDVDVLIRIMRGLETLR; encoded by the coding sequence ATGGACGTGCATACAGTCAATTCTGTCAGTCGGCTTGAGATCGTTGATAGGGGCGGTCGACGTCGGTTCAGCGACGAGGCCAAGCTGAAAATCGTCGCCGAGAGCTATTCATTGCCCCGTTTAGGGTCGGCCACGGCCCGCAAATACGGGATCACGCGCTCGCAGTTGGCTGATTGGCGTAACGCAGCCCGGGCCGGGCGTTTTGGTTCGACTTCGGTTGAAGGATTTGTGCCAGCGGTGATCGTGCCGGAGGTTCCGGCGGCGCCCGCGACGCCGATGACGAGCGCGGCCGGCAGTCGTATGGAGATTGTGGCTTCTAACGGTTGTCGGGTGATTGTGGATAGGGGCGTCGATGTTGACGTGCTGATTCGGATCATGCGTGGTCTGGAGACGCTGCGGTGA
- the tnpB gene encoding IS66 family insertion sequence element accessory protein TnpB (TnpB, as the term is used for proteins encoded by IS66 family insertion elements, is considered an accessory protein, since TnpC, encoded by a neighboring gene, is a DDE family transposase.) yields the protein MWLATGYTDMRCGFPSLALRVQEVLRMSPMEGNLFVFRGRSGSLLKCIWHDGQGACLFTKRLERGKFIWPTVDGGAVPISPAQLSYLLSGIDWRHPQETWRPTRVG from the coding sequence GTGTGGCTAGCGACGGGCTATACCGACATGCGGTGTGGATTCCCGTCTCTTGCGTTGCGGGTACAGGAGGTGCTCCGAATGAGCCCGATGGAGGGCAATCTCTTCGTCTTCCGCGGTCGCAGTGGTTCGCTTTTGAAGTGCATCTGGCACGATGGCCAGGGCGCATGCCTTTTTACAAAAAGATTGGAACGTGGGAAGTTCATCTGGCCTACCGTTGATGGAGGCGCTGTTCCAATATCGCCGGCGCAGCTGAGTTATCTTCTGTCCGGAATAGATTGGCGTCATCCGCAGGAAACATGGCGCCCGACGCGTGTCGGATAG
- the ltrA gene encoding group II intron reverse transcriptase/maturase — MSEAKPYDISKHLVWQAWQQVKANQGAAGVDGVSIAAFEKDLKRNLYKVWNRMSSGTYFPPPVRLVEIPKSDGKSVRKLGIPAVGDRVAQTVAKMVIEKEVEPIFHPDSYGYRPRRSALDAVGKARERCWKFDWVIDLDIKSFFDTIPWDLMEKAVAHHVELGWARLYVKRWLQAPVERKDGARDERTRGTPQGSVVSPVLSNLFMHYCFDAWMQRTFSHLCFERFADDAIVHCRSEEEAKAVLEAIRERLAECGLELHPEKTRIVYCKDNNRSGGYEQITFDFLGYTFRPRKARNRSGKKFVSFVPAISRKAAKGIRQTIREWRIASTRNNQELKDLAKLIDPVARGWLNYYGRYYRTECVNVLRHVNETLTRWVMRKYKRFKRRKTAAVHWLGRLAKREPKLMYLWTAGIRPAAG, encoded by the coding sequence ATGTCCGAGGCAAAGCCGTATGACATTTCCAAACACCTTGTTTGGCAAGCCTGGCAACAGGTCAAAGCAAACCAAGGAGCTGCGGGCGTGGATGGCGTCTCTATCGCGGCGTTCGAAAAGGATCTGAAGAGGAATCTCTACAAGGTCTGGAATCGCATGTCGTCGGGGACGTATTTTCCACCGCCCGTTCGTCTCGTGGAAATCCCCAAATCTGACGGCAAGAGTGTCAGGAAACTCGGCATTCCCGCCGTCGGAGACCGCGTTGCCCAGACGGTCGCAAAGATGGTCATAGAAAAGGAAGTGGAGCCAATCTTCCACCCCGACTCCTACGGCTATCGACCCCGACGGTCTGCGCTCGACGCAGTGGGGAAGGCGCGCGAGCGCTGCTGGAAATTCGATTGGGTCATAGACCTGGACATCAAGTCATTCTTCGATACGATTCCATGGGACCTGATGGAAAAAGCTGTAGCCCACCATGTGGAATTGGGCTGGGCTCGTCTCTACGTCAAGCGGTGGCTGCAAGCTCCCGTGGAACGGAAAGACGGAGCCCGTGACGAGCGAACACGGGGAACCCCTCAGGGCTCCGTTGTCTCGCCCGTGCTCTCCAATCTCTTCATGCATTACTGTTTCGATGCATGGATGCAGCGGACCTTCTCACATCTGTGTTTCGAAAGATTCGCCGATGATGCGATCGTCCATTGCAGGAGTGAGGAGGAGGCCAAAGCCGTATTGGAAGCGATCCGAGAACGTCTTGCCGAATGCGGTCTAGAACTCCACCCGGAGAAAACCCGGATCGTCTACTGCAAGGACAACAATCGGAGCGGAGGATATGAGCAAATCACGTTCGATTTCCTCGGGTATACCTTCCGGCCGCGAAAAGCCCGCAACAGGAGCGGTAAGAAGTTTGTTAGCTTCGTGCCGGCCATCAGCCGCAAGGCAGCCAAGGGAATCCGGCAGACTATCCGCGAATGGCGGATAGCATCGACACGGAATAACCAGGAGCTGAAAGACCTTGCCAAGCTGATCGATCCTGTGGCGAGGGGATGGCTGAACTACTACGGGCGATACTACCGCACGGAGTGCGTCAACGTCCTTCGCCATGTCAACGAGACGCTCACGCGATGGGTGATGCGGAAATATAAGAGGTTCAAACGCCGAAAGACCGCAGCAGTACACTGGCTCGGACGTCTCGCAAAACGAGAGCCGAAGCTGATGTACCTGTGGACGGCCGGCATTCGACCCGCGGCTGGATGA
- the ltrA gene encoding group II intron reverse transcriptase/maturase, protein MNDQEKSDSAIVAMKSPNKAGGTVAEAMERRAGTKGNARQQSTFRTQGRDRVIQELDRVRQAARQRKKERFTALLHHINTDTLRMAFYALKRKAAPGVDGVTWQDFETDLEPRLADLHRRVHTGAYRPQPSRRTYIPKADGRERALAIAALEDKIVQGATVMVLNAIYEGDFVGFSYGFRPGRGPHDGLDALAVAITTRKVNWILDADVQNFFGSVNQDWLVQFLEHRIGDKRIIRLIRKWLKAGILEDGVVTVDDRGTGQGSVISPLLANVYLHYTFDLWAERWRRQEAHGDMIIVRYADDLVAGFEHEDDARRFLDAMRERFEAFALTLHPDKTRLIEFGRRAAVNRKGRGLGKPETFMFLGFTHICGKSRRGNFLLERKTRRDRLRRKLQDIKEKLRRRMHQPILVQGAWLRQVVAGHFAYYAVPTNGRTLSAFRYYVTDLWRRTLRRRSQRDRFTWDRMTKLADEWLPQPRILHPWPQQRFAVTYPR, encoded by the coding sequence ATGAACGATCAGGAGAAGTCTGACTCCGCCATAGTAGCAATGAAGTCGCCGAACAAAGCCGGAGGTACGGTGGCGGAGGCGATGGAGCGAAGGGCGGGGACCAAGGGAAACGCGAGACAGCAAAGCACATTCCGGACACAGGGCCGGGATCGTGTGATCCAGGAGCTTGATCGCGTACGGCAAGCCGCAAGGCAGAGGAAGAAGGAGCGGTTCACAGCGCTTCTCCACCATATCAATACCGACACGCTCCGGATGGCTTTCTACGCGCTCAAGCGCAAAGCAGCCCCCGGCGTGGATGGTGTGACATGGCAGGACTTCGAGACAGATCTGGAGCCCCGGCTTGCGGATCTGCACCGACGGGTCCACACAGGAGCGTATCGTCCCCAACCGTCACGTCGGACGTATATTCCGAAGGCGGACGGCCGGGAGAGAGCGCTGGCGATCGCGGCTTTGGAGGACAAAATCGTCCAAGGCGCGACCGTCATGGTGCTCAACGCCATCTACGAAGGCGACTTCGTCGGTTTCTCCTACGGGTTTCGACCCGGTAGGGGCCCACATGATGGGTTGGACGCCCTGGCGGTAGCGATCACCACGCGGAAGGTGAACTGGATACTTGACGCCGACGTGCAAAACTTTTTCGGAAGTGTGAACCAAGACTGGCTGGTCCAGTTCTTGGAACACCGCATCGGCGACAAGCGCATCATCCGCCTGATCCGTAAATGGCTGAAGGCGGGCATTCTCGAAGACGGGGTCGTTACCGTGGACGACAGGGGCACGGGGCAAGGATCGGTGATTTCGCCGCTGCTCGCCAATGTCTACCTGCACTACACGTTCGATCTTTGGGCCGAACGCTGGCGACGGCAAGAGGCCCATGGCGACATGATCATCGTGCGCTATGCCGATGATCTCGTGGCTGGCTTCGAGCATGAGGACGACGCTCGCCGTTTCCTTGATGCAATGCGTGAACGGTTTGAAGCATTCGCGTTGACACTCCACCCAGACAAGACCCGCTTGATTGAGTTTGGTCGCCGTGCGGCGGTCAACCGCAAGGGGCGCGGCCTTGGCAAACCGGAGACCTTCATGTTTCTGGGCTTCACCCACATCTGCGGTAAATCACGCCGAGGAAACTTCCTGCTCGAAAGGAAGACCCGTCGCGACCGTCTGCGGAGGAAGCTTCAGGACATCAAGGAAAAGCTGCGGCGTCGGATGCACCAACCGATCCTCGTCCAGGGTGCATGGCTGAGACAGGTCGTCGCCGGCCACTTCGCCTACTACGCGGTTCCTACAAATGGGCGGACGCTCTCAGCGTTCCGCTACTATGTGACCGATCTCTGGCGTCGAACGCTTCGGCGGCGAAGCCAACGAGACCGCTTCACGTGGGACCGCATGACGAAGTTGGCGGATGAATGGCTCCCTCAACCCCGTATCCTCCATCCCTGGCCACAACAGCGCTTCGCCGTCACATACCCAAGGTAA